The proteins below are encoded in one region of Lactuca sativa cultivar Salinas chromosome 3, Lsat_Salinas_v11, whole genome shotgun sequence:
- the LOC111915473 gene encoding peroxidase 7, with product MKTGATVLSFLAIVFFLSASASNLPSLLHPLKVPRLPDISSFEDDLSYSLYQHSCRGVEGIIYRKVKEWVKKDPTLAPSLMRLHFHDCAVRGCDASILLDHKGSEKSANVSKSLRGFEVINDIKAAVEKKCPKTVSCADILTAAARDATVLAGGPFWTIPFGRKDGRVSLAKEAAKVPMGRESITNLIEFFQSKGLNVLDLVVLSGAHTIGRSKCESVQYRLYDYKGTKKPDPSIDPQYLNYLRRKCRWASEDVYLDATTPHKFDTQYYQNLKKKMGLLSTDQLLYGDSRTKPIADALSFDSSLFSNQFSVSMVKLANILDFTSQDHGEIRVKCNVVNY from the exons ATGAAGACTGGTGCTACTGTTCTCTCCTTCTTGGCGATCGTGTTTTTCCTGTCAGCTTCAGCCTCCAACCTTCCATCGCTGTTGCATCCTCTCAAAGTACCAAGGCTACCAGACATCTCCTCTTTCGAGGACGATCTTTCCTACTCTTTGTATCAACACAGTTGTAGAGGGGTTGAAGGCATCATCTATAGGAAAGTTAAGGAATGGGTTAAGAAGGACCCAACTCTTGCTCCTAGTCTCATGAGACTTCATTTTCACGATTGTGCGGTTAGG GGATGTGATGCGTCGATACTTCTGGACCATAAAGGAAGTGAAAAGTCGGCGAATGTTAGCAAGTCGTTACGAGGGTTCGAAGTGATCAACGACATCAAAGCGGCAGTTGAGAAGAAATGCCCTAAAACCGTCTCTTGTGCTGACATCTTGACGGCAGCTGCTAGAGATGCCACTGTTCTAGCTGGTGGACCTTTTTGGACAATTCCTTTTGGAAGGAAAGATGGTCGAGTTTCCCTAGCGAAGGAAGCTGCAAAGGTCCCCATGGGTCGTGAAAGTATTACCAATCTTATCGAGTTTTTTCAGTCCAAGGGTTTGAATGTTCTTGATTTGGTTGTCCTGTCAG GTGCACATACGATAGGAAGGAGTAAATGTGAATCAGTGCAATATAGGCTCTACGACTACAAAGGAACAAAGAAACCAGACCCATCAATCGATCCTCAGTATTTGAACTACTTAAGGAGAAAATGTCGATGGGCTTCTGAAGATGTGTATCTTGATGCTACGACCCCACATAAATTCGACACGCAGTACTATCAAAATCTTAAGAAGAAGATGGGGCTATTGTCTACGGACCAATTGCTTTATGGAGATTCAAGGACTAAACCGATTGCTGATGCTTTGTCTTTCGATTCTTCCCTTTTCTCCAACCAATTCAGTGTATCCATGGTGAAGCTTGCAAATATTCTTGACTTCACATCTCAAGATCATGGTGAAATCCGGGTCAAATGCAATGTCGTCAACTATTAA